A single region of the Pelecanus crispus isolate bPelCri1 chromosome 10, bPelCri1.pri, whole genome shotgun sequence genome encodes:
- the CISD1 gene encoding CDGSH iron-sulfur domain-containing protein 1 encodes MGPGPNAAVRVEWIAAVSLAAGAAAVGYLAYKKFLCKDKCCKAMVNPHIQKDNPKVVHAFDMEDLGDKAVYCRCWRSKKFPLCDGSHTKHNEETGDNVGPLIIKRKEA; translated from the exons TTGAATGGATTGCTGCAGTCTCCTtagctgctggagcagctgctgttgGGTATCTAGCTTACAAAAAATTTCTCTGTAAAGACAAATGCTGCAAAGCAATGGTGAATCCCCATATCCAGAAGGATAACCCCAAGGTAGTCCATGCATTTGATATGGAAGATCTGGGAGACAAGGCTGTGTACTGTCGTTGCTGGAGATCTAAGAAG ttccCGCTGTGTGATGGCTCTCACACTAAGCACAACGAGGAAACTGGGGACAACGTTGGGCCTCTGATCATCAAGAGGAAGGAGGCATAG